DNA sequence from the Corvus hawaiiensis isolate bCorHaw1 chromosome 6, bCorHaw1.pri.cur, whole genome shotgun sequence genome:
ttttcctaaatttattttattctagtttttcccttttatttttctatttatttcctcCCTTTATTCATTTTCCCCCTTACTTACTTTTTCACTGTTATTTATGTTTTCCcctaaattatttatttttccccttgtttttttccctcctttccttccccttgttctcctgctccttgttTTTCCATCTCCCATTGGTCTTTTCCCTCCCCTTGTTCCCCTCCCCTTATTTTCcctccctttattttttccttctttatttacGTTCCCTCTTCTTTATTCATTTCCTGTAATCTCATTTCCAGTTCCATACTAATTTTCCccaattacttttctttttcgcccagttctttattttttatttatttttctctttgttatttCCCACTCCACTTTTTTgtcctttgttttgttgttgttgttacttattatctatctgtctatctatctgTCTGTGCGGGGTTTTTAAGCTTAGTTTCGACCACTTTTCCCGGTGTTTTCCTGCATCCCGAGGGTCCCCGGTCTCCCCCTCCCCGCTGCCCTCTCAGGCCCGTGACGTCACAGGGCGGCCCCTCCTCGCGCGGGGAGGCACCGCCCCTTCCCCCTTTCGCGCTGGCGGGAGGCGTGTCCCGCTGCGGCCGCCGTACGCGCGATGTGGCTGGGGCGGGCCCGGCTCCACGTCAGCCATCGCCGGAGCGGCAGCGCCGCGGGCTCAGCTCCGCACCGGGACCGGCCCGACCCGACCCCACCGCCCAGGACGGAGCCCCACGGTCGGGCCGCGGCGACCTCGCGGGGCCGGGGGGAAGGGGCGAGCGCCGCCCCTCCGCTGGGTGCCACAGGCCCGAGGCCTCAGGGCCCCGCCGGCATCTTCCCGGTGGCCCCCGGCAGGGCCCCGGGGTCGCGGGGCGGCTGTGGGAGGGTTTGTGGCGCGGAGAgggctgaggggctgtggggtCTCGGGGTTTGCTCAGGGGAGTGGACGCGCTCATTGAGGCAAGTTTTGCCTCGTAGCTTTAAATGCCCGGGTTTGGGCTAGGAGTAGGAACTCGGACATTAAGGGAGAAGTACCCCTCAGCTGGCTCTAAATTTGTCGGGATTTTTTAGTAAACGTCTTTAACACTCTATATTATAGTTGTGCATCAGTAAAACGGTGTATTCTTAGGGTTTTGGTTCATAAGGTGCCTCCGTTCCTAAGGCTCCCCAGGGATGTAGGTGGCGAGCAGGCGTGGCTTTTTGTCTTCCTGGCTCTACAAACTCTGTAACTTTCGATTTCCTTGGGTGccgaggctctggcacaggttgccaagagaagttatggatgcctctggatccctggaagtgttggatggggctctgagcagcctggtctggcggaaggtgtccctgctcatggcacgAGGTTGGAATTAAttcatctttaaggtcccttccaacccaaaccattctatgactcacCGCAGGTGACAGAAATACTACTGCTGGAGAGTTAAAACAGCACCTACATCTGTGTCCGTGTGGATTCTGAAAGATCAAATTGATTTCAAGTCTTGGTGCCTTGCAAGGAGGAAAACTTGGTGATGGTTCTCCCTGCCAAGtctcccagctgtgcctttTGGGAGGGTTGTTTTtcattgctgcttttcagagccCAAAGTGCACTCATTTATCACATTTCAGAGACATGTTTGACTGTGATTTTGGAAATTTCTGCAGCTGAGGTCTTTGTATGAGTAAAGATATGTGCCCTGCTTTTGCAAGGATATACTTTATGGTCTGTGTGAATTGTTCTTGTAGGTGAAggtgctggctgcagggctTTGAGGTGGGAGTTCTGGGTAACAACAttggaaaaataagcaaaaaagcTGCTGTTGAGGCAAGAAAAcagttgggaaagacctctgagttcatcaaatccaacctttgactgatcaccaccttgtcacctAGGGCATGGCGCTAAGTACCACATCCAGTCGTTTCTTGAAGGAGTGGTTTATGTAGATATTTGTAAACAGCAAGCTTGAGTGATCTAGTccttaaaatacagaattcatAATGGAAAGAGGAGTGTTTCCTTGAAAATTTGTATTGCAGTTATTTTTTGGGGTAGTTGTGGTGCTGATTGAGGTGAGTTGTTTTCTTGTGTGGAAAGAGGCAGCAGCCCAGGTTAACACAACTTCCCTGCTCCCCGTTCTGGGTGAGGTTCTCTGGGTGCCCATTTGATGCGAAAAGGGAGTCTAAGACTTGTAGACAATTAATATCAATAAAAGCTAATTTATTTTGACACAATTTCTGTAGAAAGTACAAAATTGCTCACGTAATAAACAGTAGCAGTTTTCTTTGCTGTGCTGGTCAGTGTAGTATCATAGCATTAGCCAAGCAAGCTCAAGCTTGAGCTTTTTGCATTGCTTAAAAGATAGAGTAAAAAGGTTGATTTGATCCTAGATGTCTATTATATAAAGAATAAACAAACATGAGAATGAGGATTGATGCAACAAAAAGGTTTATTTCATCCTAGATACCTATTGtataaggaaaaaacaaacatgagGATGAGAATTGAACTTAATAGCAAATTTTATTACCTGGACTACCATGCACACAGCAGCTTTGATAGATCTGTAGCCTTCTTGTCCTTTTTCACCATAAAAAGACTTGGTTTCCTCATTAGTGCGTAGTGGAGACAGTAGAGTTTAGCTGATCTGATGATCCCTGGCAGGTTAAATGCTCCTCTCTCCATCACATTGTCTTTTCTCCCATCCTTGGTCTCTGCTCTGTTGGATCACATGCTCATCTTCAAAGCTTCCTTCACAGACTGATTCAACTTGTTGATCAAGTCAAGaactttatcttttctttttttcttttttctgtgaagtTTTTCAGCTGATTTTGCAATTTGGATCAGTCCACCTGGTGAGGCACACGAGCTGGGAAGGTAATAGGATTATACAGCCAGGATCAGGGGATGATTCTGtgagggagaagctgctgcatCCATTCACTTTCAGTCAGGTGCCCTGTACACTTCTGTTATTCCTGACTGTGcccaaaatgtttaaaagattttattctttttttgatTGTCTCTGAAAAATGTCATGCTCTTCATCGTTGTGGTGCTAACGGGAATATTTTAGGGTAACAGCAAAGTGAGAAGGCTTTTGAATGTGGCTTCTCAAGAAACCCAGCAATGCCTTCAAGCCATTAAGTCAGTTATAATAATGTTTTTGTGTTtattaataaaatcttttaaCTTTGGGATGGCtgtgtttgcttggtttttagGTTGTCTGACATTTGTGTGAACATAATTCTTCCCTTGAGAGAACTCCTGTAACCAAGAGCCATGACTGCTGCAGAGAACGTGTGTTACACGTTAATCAACGTTCCCATGGATTCAGAGCCACCTTCTGAAATCAGCTTAAAAAATGATCTAGGCAAGTATTGACAGTGACTGAAGGATACTCCTTCTTACCTGAATTATTCTCTCATTGTGCCTTTCCTAGAATTTTGTTTACATTCTATAAACTCAAGTCTGtttgatgtttattttctgttgatttCTGAAAGCTCTATGTTCCTCTCTTCGCTGTGTTTTGAGAAACTTTGTGATATTATCTTCTGTGCATTGGTGCCCTCCTCAGTCTGTGCAAAATCTGAAATCTTTTGAGAGTTTTAAGTAATACCTGTTTGGGCTGAGGCAGATTTGAGCAGATTTTTTGGAATAAGCAACAAATTGTATTGTCATTTGTTCGATGCACTGTGGAATGTGCTGGCCAAAACAGCAGTGTTAGTATCTGATATATGTGTGACATCAGAGCATATTGTAGTATCCTGGTATAAATTTAAGCATTGAAACAGCCTTGGAATTTGAACTCTTTCAATTCCAATGTATTGATCTCGGACTAAGTTGGAATTCCGTGCTTATTTTTAAGtatctctttcttcctctttatcCTTTAACAGAATAAGGTCATGAGTTTTATTGATATGGTCTATTTCGCTCCTTCAGAGGGGTTTGTGTCTTCTGACACTGAAGATCAATATTCCTGTTAAACTAATTGTGACATGTCAGCCTTCCTCActtcatttcctcctcctctagAAAAAGGAGATGTCAAGTTGAAGACGGAGGCCTTGAAGAAAGTAATCATTATGATTCTGAATGGTGAGAAACTGCCTGGGCTCCTGATGACCATCATACGTTTTGTGCTGCCTCTCCAAGACCATACTATCAAAAAGCTGCTGCTTGTCTTTTGGGAGATCGTGCCAAAGACCACTCCAGATGGCAGGCTCCTGCAGGAAATGATCCTCGTGTGCGATGCATACAGAAAGGTAGCCTCTTGTTTATTTCATTGCTTGTGTTCCTGTGCTGAATCATTATAGAAGGGGTATCATTTTCTGTTATTGAATAAATATAAACAGGGTTTATGCTCAGCATTTCCTTCCTAACAGTTGTGTTTCAGTGCTTCAGAGCTGGATGACTGCAGATAGGCAGCAGACCTACTACCAAGGAGTTTTGTGTTCTTTTACTGTTACGACTTAACAAAAATTTAGTGCTCCGTGTTTCCATGTCAGTGAACATTAAAGGTGAGGGGTAACTTAATTATCATCTTCAGGGTGTCTTGGGACAAGCCATGGATCATAAAAGGACACGATTGTGGTATATTTGGGAAACTCTTTCATAAAGATATTAAAGACCTTCAACTTTGGGAATGGGTTGGAAACAGGTGAGCTAATATATACAAGAAGTTAGTATCCCGTGTGCAGGAATGCCCACAGGCTGAGCTTTCACAGCTGTGGTAATCGGAGAAAACAAATAcaatccagaaaaaaatcctacagGCTTTGTAAGTTTTACTGCTCAGAAACACATGTTTCTAAATATTgtgtaaatgttttctttaggaaaacatttcttgAGAGGACAATGAGGTGTCTTCATGGATGTTGGGAACTTGTACCATGGGAAAGCTGCGCATGGGAGAGGGTTGCAAGTGCATTCATCTGGAGAGTCTGTAATTTCAAATAtgtttcttgttgcttttaGGATCTTCAGCACCCAAATGAGTTTATCCGAGGCTCCACTCTCCGTTTTCTCTGCAAGCtgaaggaggcagagctgctggagccgtTGATGCCGGCCATCCGCGCGTGCCTGGAGCACCGGCACAGCTACGTGCGCAGGAATGCCGTCCTGGCAATTTACACCATCTACAGGCAAGTGCAGAAACAATTCACAATCCTGCATGCACAAGACCAAGGCTACCTTTAGTTTTGGAGAACTCAAATATTTATGAATCCTTGGTGTGGTGTTTagaatttttatgtttgtttgccttttctCCTCTATCTGTGGGCATCCTGGGGTTCTACTCCTTACCAGTAGCTCTTTTAATTAGGATTTTTTCTTGTAAAGGAACTTTGAACATCTTATACCTGATGCTCCTGAACTGATCCATGATTTCTTGGTGAATGAGAAAGATGCAAGCtgcaaaagaaatgcatttatgaTGCTAATTCATGCAGATCAGGTAAGGATACCTGCCCTCAAAATCATTTGGTTTAATAATTGTAAATATGCTGGGTAACTAGCCAGTAGTTTGTTGGTAGTATAAACTGCTTGTATTCATAAAAAACCCATGTATGATAGTGTTAATGCTTTTGTGGGATATTTGGTACTCATAATGTAGGTTTTTAGTGCTCCctttattttaaaggagaaCTATGTTTGGTGAAGGTGCTGAAAAATGTGAGCATAACGACATTGAGAAATGCCTCATTATCTACTGTTCTAAAGCTTTTATAGTTGCATGAGAAAGAAATGGCAGTTTCTGTCTAGTGTTTTGGATTATTTGCTTTACAGGCAATTGTCTTTTGTGCCTAATTACCGTTAGTTTGTCTCTCTTTTTGTCCTCTCTAGATGGGATGGATTATTTTGCTCTTCAGGTCTACAGTGTTTTCCTAAATTGTTGAAGTGTTGCATAAAGGctgtttcatgttttcatttttagaatgtgttttgatttaaaattcaACTGAGTGAGCAGATTCtgaataacataaaataatttatcttcTATTTGTGTAGGATCGAGCTTTGGATTATTTGAGTACCTGTATTGACCAAGTGCAGACCTTTGGTGACATCCTGCAGTTGGTTATTGTTGAACTAATTTACAAGGTAAAAGGGAAATATTGTggcacatttaaaataaatgcacatgTTGGATTATATTAGactgttttttaaaagggaTAGACTGTTGCCAGAAAAGGCATCATAGCTGCCTTTTAGTCCATGTCAGGAATATGTTATTGCTTAATACAGCTGAGTAAGATTTGTCTCTTGAAATGATAAAGAGCTCAAGTGTGCACAGTATAGAGCAATATGTCTCACATGATTTGCTGTGATGGGGACTGCGTTATTAGACTGAACTTTGTGGGCATGAGCAGGGTATCTCTTACAGAAGCTGGTAGAggctctgcctttccttttgATGGGAGATTTTAAGATGCTGCAGCATAGCGCAGAGTTGTTGAGAACAGCTTTTGAAGAGCTGTTGTAATTAGATTTTTACAGCTGTGAATGATACTTCCTGTCACcatgtgctggtttggccaaatttagaaatacatcctctgagagagggcaggttacaaaccacccctcccccaccaggttcgggaaaaaagaaactttctcctcaaaggaaagtgaaggagataacaactatttatttaacaaacacacgggaaaaggacaataatgctaaataataaaatccctcgctgtggagaaaaacctgggaaagcgtTGGGAGTcttccctttggtctcctcggagctggggcttggcccagggccaggccctctgcccggtggaaagtcctcccgatgtgttctgatattgaagcagtccagcagaaaaagggaaaaaatccaaaattccaggaaaaaacaaaagttcaactctcagtctctctctggagaaaaagaagctgaaaagctggccaaaagctgtctggaaagcagcaagccgggtgcttccctCCGCTCTCGCTCTGctgccgcagctgaaaaaaagtctctatctctgtcTGACCCTGAACAAGCTGCAgcctgctttgaagaagttttgctcaggttttcctcccccttctcaggctcagtttaaagacatggaaaggcacaaaattagttcctgggcatagggcagcaatatgggatacacatcataaagtcatcTCAAGACACACCAGAAAAGGTTGTCACCTTTTGCTTAATTTCTCCTCTCTGTAAGATAGTGGAGCAGGTAAGCTGTAGGATTGCTCTTTTCTTTATGTGCCAACTGTGGATCATTCTTTTATCGAGGTCTGTCATGCAAATCCATCGGAGAGAGCTCGGTTCATTCGCTGCATCTACAACCTGCTGCAGTCCTCAAGTCCTGCGGTGAAGTATGAGGCTGCAGGTACTCTGGTCACACTCTCCAGTGCACCCACAGCAATCAAGGTATGCAAGTGTGGGTTTCAGCTCTTCGGGAGCTTCTAATGCACTGAAATGAACACTGTGCTGCATGTTGGTACTTCGAAGGAGTGAAGGCTTTAGTAATATGGGCTGTGCAACACTTCTCATGTGAAACACTATCTTAAAGTATCTCTTAGAACTGGTCACAAAAAAAGACTGTGCAGGCCTGGAGCTAGTGGACATCATGTCGCTTTGGTAGGGGACAGGCTTGCATACTCTCCAGAATGTTGGACCACCCTACAGTCTGCTTGGCCTAGTTAGCAAAGCAGATTACAGCTGAAGATTTCAGAGGTTGGATTAaattttttccttgtgaatATGACTCATTTCAGACCAGGGTAGAAGCATAAAACAGTGAAGATTCATGTTGATTACTGATTGACCTGGGGTTCTTAGTTTTATGTTTGTACAGCTGATTATTTAAGATCACTCAGAAATTTTGAACTTGTATGGAAATTTCAAAGATAGGTTATGCATAGATTTAAAGCACTGTAAATAGTAGTTTCCAAAGGTCAGGGGAAGTATGAATTCCAACCTTCTTGGTTTGGCATCCCCATTTTTGTTGAGTAGACACACTGTACATAGAAGCTGTCATTAAAACCATATCTAGCTAGGCTAACACTGCCAACTCTTTTAAGTTGGTTTTCATGCCCTGTTGCATATTTCAGCTGACCCAAAGCATGTCAGATAATCTATCTTACGTCTTTCTTTGAATTTGAAATCAAGTCTGTGTATTGTAAATTGATGTCATTGTGAACCTTCATATGTGATTTTTGTAACGTGGTGGTAGAATCAGTTTATGATGGACCAAAAAACTTTAAAGTCTGTGTATCAGGTTAGTTTCTATGCCAACTTTGAGCAGCTGCTTTAATAGTAAAATAGAAGGAGTCTTTTCCTTGATTTTGGAAATTTTCCAGTTTCTGCTCTTCATTACTTAAAAAATGGCTTTGATCCTTTTAATTTTAGGCTGCTGCCCAATGCTACATAGATTTGATTATTAAAGAAAGTGATAATAATGTGAAACTGATTGTCTTGGACCGGTTGATTGAGTTAAAGGAGCATCCCTCCCATGAACGAGTGTTGCAGGTATGTGAGCTGTCTCTTTTCCTGCAAGCCTTAGGAAGGAAAAGCCTTCAATAACAGAGCTTTCAGGTTTTTGCAATGTATggagaaaaatacttctgaagtTTCAATTTTCTGTTGGTATGTTTTTGGTCAAAACATATTGGATGCACTTTTATGTTTACGACTTGGTGCTTTTATTGTCTGCATAAGAATTAACGAGACTTCTGTGTAAATGTAGAATGTATTAAATGAGCACTGAGAAATTCTAATGCCTGTTGTTTGCTTGTCAGTAGATCATATATTATGTATCCAGAAAGGCTTTGAAAATCACTGAGGACTGAAAAATAGAACTGTATGAAAAGGAAGTaatttaaaacagcaaaatactTCTTTTGTTACTGTTTCAGGATCTAGTTATGGACATCCTCAGAGTGTTGAGCACCCCAGATCTAGAAGTGCGCAAAAAGACCCTTCAGCTGGCTCTGGATCTTGTGTCTTCAAGAAATGTGGAGGAGGTAAATTACATGTACTTTTGATTCATTacactattatttttcttttgaaaaatgtcactttttaaaaatttggtttGATCTTTTCTGCAGCTTGTGATTGTTCTGAAGAAGGAAGTGATTAAAACTAATAATGTGACGGAGCATGAAGATACAGACAAGTACCGGCAGCTCCTGGTTCGGACACTGCATTCCTGCAGTGTTCGCTTCCCAGACATGGCTGCAAACGTTATTCCAGTGGTATGCAAATGTTTCATTACGTTGTCATTAAGTGTGTTATACCTATACTCAACACCTGCAGAATTGCTGAAGCTGAGGTGTTCCTAATAGTGGCTTCACAGAAGCAATGCTATTTTTAATTCCTAAAGAAACATAGGACTTTTGATGCTGTAATTATTTGTCTTCTGAgactatttttaaatatttttgaagaacaTGAGCTGAAGAGGACCTTTAAAAGTGCAATAATTTGTATCACTAGAAAAACAGTTTGGGATTATGATTATTGATGCTTGTCTGGAATGTACTTAAGGTTGTTTGacttcagttttgtttcatgGGAGAACataagcaattttatttttctaaacatAGAAGGGAAGTATTGTACAAACTtatctgtgctgctgtttttgATGACGTTCACCCTTCTGTGGCAGCTGATGGAGTTCCTTAGTGATAACAACGAAGCAGCAGCCGCCGATGTCCTAGAGTTTGTGCGGGAAGCGATCCAGAGATTTGATAACCTCAGACCTCTTATTGTTGAGAAGATGCTCGAAGTCTTTCATGCTATTAAATCTGTCAAGTGAGTCCAAAATATGATATCAAACAGACTTTGGAGCACCTGGTGGCTCACTTGCATTGAATGTATTTTGTCATGAAATATGTACCAAAATCCATGTGACCCACACAGAGAAGACTGAATCTGAGATATTTTGAGGTAGAGGATTTCTAGGTACAGCTTCCTTCTTGTCTGCTTGTACAAGAGATAAATTGGGTGTTTGTTGCattgaataaagaaaataaatacaattttaatttctataaTGCAGTTGATAATTGTGATTCCACTTGCTAGGAAATAGCATTGTTGATGAAGGCCAGCCTTAAAGTAATATGTTGGTTAAAACAGAATTCCTAAAGAATTTACGCTTGTAGGCAACTGGAAATACTGCACATTTATTAGAAAACCCAATCTAACATAGGCTGAGCTTTGCAAACAATAAAGCTGTTTTAGTACCTTTCAGGGCTCTAAACACTTGGTTTGCTGATGGATCTGTAAAAGTTAAGTCAAATGAGAATTTCTCTGTATCAGAAGAGCACTCTGTCATTCTAATACAGAGAAAACTCTGAATCTCATCTCCACTGTAATCTcattaaatgggaaaaaaaacccctctgaagctttgctatttttttcctaattttcattcttgttctggtttttcattttcttctgtataaTGGAAAAATTAGTTTGTCTCAGTTAAATGGAGAATTTAGAGCTGACTTTATTCACATGCAGTAGAGTATTTCATTATGATCacaatgaaatttaattttgtgtatGTCAGGATTAACACAGATGGAAATAAATTTGTAGCAGAGAATACATCTAATTTGATGTACTTGTTCGTGAGTTTACTGAGGCCAGAAGGATAATTGCTTTTGATTTAACCTGCTTTTGTCAGTTGTGTCCTTTTGAATTTGTCAAGACTGGCCTTTACCAACTGACCATAAATCAGTTTTCTTGGTGCTAGTTTGAGTATATCATGAAAGCATGATTTAAATTAGTGTTCTTGTTTCAGGATTTATCGAGGAGCGTTATGGATCCTGGGAGAATATTGCAGCACAAAGGAGGATATACAGAGTGTAATGACAGAGGTTCGCAGATCACTCGGAGAGGTGTGTGTACTTCGGGGTTTTTGTGTTTACTGGCTCTTTGTGGTTTGTCCTGCCATTATTTTAAAGTACCTTTTTCTTAGAAAACCACTGGGTTTTCtaagaaaaaggtattttagaAAGATCAAGTAAGATGCAGCAGTGTTTTGAGGACTTCTGATGTGTAATGGCATGTGCACAGGAAATCTTAAGTAAAAAGCAGTCAGGGTTTTGCATTtgttattcattttttttcaagtagcATACTTGAGCTGAGAATAAATGATGTCTATTAAAAGAAGAGTTGAGAAATTCcttatttcagaaaattattgCAAATTGGAAAATGATGATTTAATATA
Encoded proteins:
- the COPB1 gene encoding coatomer subunit beta; this encodes MTAAENVCYTLINVPMDSEPPSEISLKNDLEKGDVKLKTEALKKVIIMILNGEKLPGLLMTIIRFVLPLQDHTIKKLLLVFWEIVPKTTPDGRLLQEMILVCDAYRKDLQHPNEFIRGSTLRFLCKLKEAELLEPLMPAIRACLEHRHSYVRRNAVLAIYTIYRNFEHLIPDAPELIHDFLVNEKDASCKRNAFMMLIHADQDRALDYLSTCIDQVQTFGDILQLVIVELIYKVCHANPSERARFIRCIYNLLQSSSPAVKYEAAGTLVTLSSAPTAIKAAAQCYIDLIIKESDNNVKLIVLDRLIELKEHPSHERVLQDLVMDILRVLSTPDLEVRKKTLQLALDLVSSRNVEELVIVLKKEVIKTNNVTEHEDTDKYRQLLVRTLHSCSVRFPDMAANVIPVLMEFLSDNNEAAAADVLEFVREAIQRFDNLRPLIVEKMLEVFHAIKSVKIYRGALWILGEYCSTKEDIQSVMTEVRRSLGEIPIVESEIKKEAGELKPEEEVSVGPAQKLVTEMGTYATQSALSSSRPAKKEEDRPPLRGFLLDGDFFVAASLATTLTKIALRYVSLVQEKKKQNSFNAEAMLLMATILHLGKSSLPKKPITDDDVDRISLCLKVLSECSPLMNDIFNKECRQSLSHMLSAKLEEEKLSQKKESEKRNVTIQPDDPISFMQLTAKNETSSKEDQFQLSLLAAMGNTQRKEAADPLASKLNKVTQLTGFSDPVYAEAYVHVNQYDIVLDVLVVNQTSDTLQNCTLELATLGDLKLVEKPSPLTLAPHDFANIKANVKVASTENGIIFGNVVYDVSGAASDRNCVVLSDIHIDIMDYIQPASCTDAEFRQMWAEFEWENKVTVNTNIIDLNEYLQHILKSTNMKCLTPEKALSGYCGFMAANLYARSIFGEDALANVSIEKPIHLGPEAPVTGHIRIRAKSQGMALSLGDKINLSQKKTSL